Within the Bombus vancouverensis nearcticus chromosome 10, iyBomVanc1_principal, whole genome shotgun sequence genome, the region AACGGAAACGGAGGCGAAACGAGGTTCGATCGAGAGAAGCGCCGATGCGACGCTGCGACGCGGACCAGAGCAACGATTTACCGAGATAAGCCGTGGGAACGGCGATAACGATAGAGAAAAAAGGCGAGTTCGTCGAAGCGCGGCTGGCTCCGAGTATCTTCGTGTGACGTAAGTCGATAAGTCGACCCGCGAACGCCTCCTTTTCTCGTCGGCCAACGGAACGCGGATTTTATCACGCGCGCACCGCGATTTCGACAATTTCCACTCGAAACGATCGTCGTCGTGCACCCACCCGCCCTCTCTCCTTCTCCATCGGCCTTACGACGcgtctccttctttatcgcctCTCCTTTCTTCCGACGTCGAACGCGCGAATCGTCTCGCGCCTCGTTTCTTCCTCCTTCGTTCGAGAGGAGCAACGCGTTCGTCGCAACGATATACTGCTTCGAAAGCGTGTTCGCACGAGTTCGGGAGTCGCCGAGAGAGAAGGTAACTAGCGCGCGAGCTTAACCGCGACCGCGAAACCGACAGGCTCCAAAGTCGAGAAAACGAGAGAGCGATTTGCATCATCGCGTATCgcgacaacggaatttccacgGACTGTCgtccttttcttctccttcgttcTTCTCCTTTCGTCTCTGTCTTCCCTTTCTTCGCTTTGTTTTCGCGCTCGAACGCGCCGCATAGGTGTACGCGCGTCTCTCTTCGAGTCGAAACCGAGATCGAACGCGCTCGCGCGCTTACCATCGACCTGCCAATTTAGACACGCGCTGTCAATTGAGAGTCGAGTTAACCCTCGTTAGCCTTGCTGCGTCTCGGCAGCCGTACGAAAATGGACGACCGATCGACAATCCCTGGAGTATAGACGTCGATCGATCGCTTTCCTATGCGTTCGTTCGATCCCATCCTCTACCGATCGCGCTCTTCTCGATCTCGTATCGCGAATCTCGCACCTTTGCTCGCCGCTTTCGCTGttaaactctctctctctctctcgtttgcTCTACTCGTGTTTCCTTCTTCGATCGATAGGTCGCGAGAACGATCGCGTGATCGCAACCGACCTCTCGCGCTACGTAGTTTTATGTCGGTGAAACGCCGGACAAGTACCCGTACCTTCGAAACAGCGGTGCGATCCGTTGGACGAAATGCTCCGTGGGTGGGCTCGCGGCGTGCACGCGTTCGTCACGCGAGTACGAGGATCCGAGCGATCGTCGGCCCCGTGCCGGTCGCGCTGCGCCGCGTTGCGTCGATCGCCACGATCCTACGTACGAGGTTCGCGCGACCATACGGCAACCAGAGACCGAATCGATCTTTCTTTCGAATATCAGGAATCGTGACGTAACGCGAGCCGAACAATGACGCACAAGGCGAATCGGAACGAACGCCACGTAAGTATGTATATGTTGACCTCGAGCCGCTTCGTCTTCGACCGCGCGCTTATCTCGACCGTTTCATTTCCCGGTAATCGAACGCGAAACTTGCCCCGCGTTTTCATCACGACGAGGACAACGCCAGCTCGAAGCCCGCTTCTCCCACTAACTCGCTACGATTCGTTCGTTTGTTTCAGACTCGCGGTGACGCGATAGTAAACGTCGCGTTCTCGAATACGATGTTGCAACCTGGCGACCACGATTCCGTCATCGGCCGCCCCCTTTATCGTCGTTTCCCGCGCCATGATCCATCGTCCATCGACCCGAAACGCCGACTCGCCGACGCTATGGAACCCACTGTCGAAATCCACGATGTTTCCATCGACTTGCCGCCAGCCGCTCTATCCTCGGCCGGAAGCACGCCGACGCTCGAATCGGCCCTAACCATCACGGCGACCGCCTCGTCGGAGAGCTTACGCGCCGAGACGGACAACGAGCAAAGCGTTTACAGCGTCGCCTTGCTAGACCACCGATGCATGGATCTCGTGACTCGTAACGATTCCGTCTGCGACAGACAACGCTATGCCTCCTCCACTTGGTTCTCTCTTGTTCGTCGACGATGTTCCAACATTCGCGGTAAGTTGAACGATCTCCCCGGCCCCGACGAATCGCCGACCTCTTTCGTTTCGGATTACGTCTCTTGCCGATCGCGATTCTCCGTAACGCTCCGACGGCGCGACCAGAGAAACGAAAAACACGTGAAATCGCGTAAACGCGTACGACCGAGTAAGTAACGGTTGCAGCGATTTTTCCCTGGTACGCGTACTTGCGCTTGCAACGGTCGTGACAGCCATGCATCGCTAATCGCTGGCAAGCACGCGCGTCTATCCGAACCGAAAGCTGCCACGTACGCGTATTCGCGGTCGACGCGCCACAGTTTCACCTTCGTCGACGGATTCGCGCTAAACGCGTAATACCGGTACGCAACGCGCAACGCCTCGCCGTTGGATTTTCCGCCGATCGTCGATTCCTCGAATGCTCGTAGCGCGTATAACGCGCCGGTTAATCGCCCGTTCAACTTTTTTCGCTTCCGTCCTCCGCGAAGGCTCGTCGACTCTCGGCGAATAGCAGCGGCACGATTAAAGTTTCGACCAGTCGTGTTCTAAATACGATCGTTCGCAACCGCTTTCTCCCCTCTTCGTTCGTCTTCTTTTTCCACCTACCGCTCGATTCTCTCGATTCGTTCGCGTCCAGGAAAGGATAGAAATTCGTCGTTCGTTTGATTCACGACACGTTTCTTTCGTTCGCAACAGGTTGGCTGCCGAGGATGTGTTCCTGCCTGGACGCCGACAACGCGCAGTTCCTCGGTCCATCCACGTGCAGCAGGTATCAACGACTCAGTCCCAGGAGGAATCTGCTCGAGATCGCCTACCGATCGATCAACGGAAATCGAAGGCCAAAAAGATTCGCGCGACCGGACGAAAGCGAGGACGACGAGGAACAGGTAAATGGACGCGTCGCGTACCGATCGAACGACGAAAGCGGCGTCGAAAAACCCATCACTGACgacgtttttttctttccaccCCTGGCACCCTCTTCGCCGGTAACGCGTAGACGGAGGAATTGCGTTTTTACTGCGACGACGACGCTTGCTACGACGTGATCGTCGAGCACGATCTTCGCGCCATCGACTTGTGCAAACTTCTGAAAGCGAAAAGAAGCACGGTGGGTGTCGACTGGTCGATCGTGGAGACATGGCCGGAGCTAGGAATAGGTCAGTATCCGTCGTTCACCGTTTCTCCTTGGAGCCGTCGTAACGACTTTCACGAGTTACGAAACCGTTGCAGAGCGCGCGTTGGAGGACCACGAGGACATTTTGGCCGTGCACAGGGAGACGAAAACGTTTTCCGCGGAGCGCGCACGGAAATTTATCTTTCGCCAAGATTGCCTCAAGTACGAGTTCTTCCACGATCCGGAGGTCAGTATGAAAATATTTCGTCGGTTTTTAACGCCGGTTCGCGTTAATCGATCGAACGACGCGCAAACGACGAACGACGACTGGCTTTCGTAGAATCGCGCGATGCGTTACGAAACTGCAAAGTTCGCGCGCTTCCACGCGCGTTCTGTCTCGGCCGTTCGCTGTCGCGGCAATTTCATCGATAACTCGATCGGTAGTCGCTCGACGGCTTTCGGCCTACCGTTACCGACAATTACCGACAGCGGTCGCGTCGCTGCCTCCGACAGCCGTTCTTATCCCTCGGCGGAAACGCAAAACGCTTAGACGGGTGCTTTTGGTCGCGCCACGTGCTCGCGATTCGCGTACTCGTTGGCAAAATACGAACGGCGACGTAAACCAGTGTCGCGTTGCAGCTCTTCCTTTCCACCAAGATGATCGACGTTCCCACCGTTTTCGCCGAGGACTGGCACGCCTTGGACGAAACGGAAGCGGCGTTACGAGTGAGTGGAAATTCGATCGACCTTCGAGTCGACGCACTTTGTCGCGCGCACGCACTTCCCTCGTAATTCTTTGATCAGCGATTTCCTCGCGACGTTTCAGGACTATCTGGAGAACGAGGAGATAGCGGAATGTCCAGAGGTATTCGGTTTAGCGTGGATACAGAACGGACGCTTGAACATTTGGAGCAAGATCTGTTTGCTTCTTCGAGATCGAGAGCTCTACCACGCGAAAAAGGTAAGTCCGCCGAAAGGCGAAACGTTTCTTCTTGCTACGCCGTTACTTTCTCGCGTCTAGCTGTACTCTTACGTTATCGGAACGTTGGATTCGCGACGCGCGATCGATGCGCGGCGAACGCGTGGTACACGTGCGACCGCCACGCGGTTACGCCGTTCGCTCCGTATCGAGTAACCGCCACCGGACACCGTTCAAACGTCGACGGACACGCGCGACAGCAGCGACGGAATAACTGGAAACGGCTGGAACCGGCGCGAGTCACCGAAAACCCGTTTCGCCGGTTTACCGCGCGAACAGCTGACAGCGACAGCGTTCGCGCGAACCACCGTTTACACTATCCCTGGCGATACGGCACGGATACGACGCGATTCCGTTCCGACGAACGTTCTTGCCGCCGATATCGTAAGGGTGTTTCGTATATGGCGTAGCTTATCCGTCGTAGCGGACGGTATCGGCGCGACGAAATATGCGGAGACGCGCTCTTTAAACGAGACGAAAGAGATCGACCCCGAAATCGATTTTACCGCTCCTTCGTTGCTTTTCCCATTGAGAACGGCGCAAAGACAGACGCGTACGTGGATCGTACGTAGAGAGATCGCGCGGTGAAACGTCGCTTCTGTCTCTCCCACGGGGATAACGTACGCGCGTTTACGTATTTCGTCGATCGTTTCTCGCCACTCGTTTTAATTAGATTTTCTCTTTCCGCGACTCTCTCTCGCGATCGTCGCTCGCCAGAGTCGCGGATCAACGACCGTGGCGATCGCATCGAAAGGGACTGCGAGAAGAGAGTGTCAAGAGAAAGAAGGTCAAGGGGAAACGTCGAGGGGCCGTTGAATCGACAGACGGAACGATACGCCTCGCGCGTTCCGCGTCTCGTTTCCGCGGTGTTCGTATACGTCGCCTCGGCGTCGCAACGCGTTGACGCGCGTACGTTAAACCGACGTTAAGCGCGATAGGCGGGAACGTGCACCGGGCGACGACTCGCACGAAGAAATTCCACGCGAGTGGATTTCAGCGAATAGAAAGTTTACTCTAAAACGCAACTGCTGCTACGTCTACAACGGCGGTCGATCATCGCTATGCCGATCACGGCTGTCTCATCGGCGCTTCGCGAGTAGCTTGCCGGGCCGTCGAGGACGTCGATCTTACGACGCTCGATGCTCGAGTGTTGGCGCGCCTTCGTTCGCAGCCGTGTCTATACGGCATCGACAGAGGTGTACGATCGAAGCGCGCGTCACTCTGTCTTTCGTCTCGACTGACATCGGCCTCCGAACTACGCGTTCAGCGTCCAAATCCTCGCGAGCAGAGACATCGGTTCCCGAAAGCTACGACACCGCCTCCGTCCCACGCGGAGCGAAATTCGTCGCTTTAAACGCGTCCGACGCGACGCGATACGCGCAGTCAACGCGAAACGATCGCTCGCGGCGTACGTACGTGAGTACGTACGCCTTTCTAAGAAGCTTTCCGCTTTCCTAGTTGCTTTCACCGACTACGAACGCCGAATCGTCGTCTCTCTACTCTCACCACCGCGATCCTCTCTCCCTATCGGTCCTCCTCCCCTTTTCCCGTTCCCTGCTATCTCTTCGCTTTTCGCGTCGTTTCGGACGCCTGGAATACGTGGCCGACGCTAGCCAGTGAAACGAGCACAGAGACGAGACGACGGGTCGCGAGAGACGGTACGACACGGTTCGAACCGCGCGTCGCTGATTCGAAACCGTTCGTCGAGTTCGCCGTGGCACGGCGGCGAATCGGTCGGGGCTGACACACATTCGCCCTGGCAAAAGAGCTATTCTGCTATGAACGCTGCTCCCTGGGTCGTCGACCTGCCTTCTGTTGCTTCCTCTTCCACCACCCTCCACCTCctccactctcctttctcttctACGCCGCTCTACGCTTTCCTCTCCTCTCCGCCTCCTCTCCGCGCGTTTCCTCCACGCTTCTCggttcttttcttattttccacGCGTTTCCCTCCTTTCTCTTTTGTCGGCCTCGGTGTTGGCCGGCCTCGTCCTTTGCCGGCTTTTTTCCGCTTCGGCTCGATCCACCGCCTGCTACATCGCACTCCGCTTTCTTCCGTTTCTCTCCGATCTCCGCGATTCTAGTTCTTCCCGCCGATCGATCCGTTCGGTCGTTCGCGTCGCGGAAATTCCCAAGCGAGACGAACGACGATTTCGAGATCGAGGCGAATCGCGCGACGTCTTCCTTCCGGATCGGACA harbors:
- the LOC117163711 gene encoding growth factor receptor-bound protein 14 isoform X1; its protein translation is MTHKANRNERHTRGDAIVNVAFSNTMLQPGDHDSVIGRPLYRRFPRHDPSSIDPKRRLADAMEPTVEIHDVSIDLPPAALSSAGSTPTLESALTITATASSESLRAETDNEQSVYSVALLDHRCMDLVTRNDSVCDRQRYASSTWFSLVRRRCSNIRGWLPRMCSCLDADNAQFLGPSTCSRYQRLSPRRNLLEIAYRSINGNRRPKRFARPDESEDDEEQTEELRFYCDDDACYDVIVEHDLRAIDLCKLLKAKRSTVGVDWSIVETWPELGIERALEDHEDILAVHRETKTFSAERARKFIFRQDCLKYEFFHDPELFLSTKMIDVPTVFAEDWHALDETEAALRDYLENEEIAECPEVFGLAWIQNGRLNIWSKICLLLRDRELYHAKKKSERAFPFARLSDYAVYKITNVRKRYRAPFPWGICLRSTNTAPKSKTIAERGETGLKVIAFHSEKSRACWLTAMRLAKYGKQLRENYRAFKNKQCEQTDGPKDRYVNYNVSNESVRSRVAMDFTGSVGRIVDDPKEAKNIAESEGMNWRRTWRPFSRPPPGCTVVRLHGLDDGIHVLQPWFHRGLKRDIAAAIVRDQGSVDGVFLVRESKSNLGAYVLTYKYSEKVFHAQIQPVFDERCNCWLYTLDKGVTRFYDLLQLIEFYQLNAGCLPTRLTHYVQNGVPEVLPLPVPMALTQTEDGGGGSPPSPTELNRRRLGAATDGTMAEGTAAAAASSYTVGYKSI
- the LOC117163711 gene encoding growth factor receptor-bound protein 14 isoform X2, producing MLQPGDHDSVIGRPLYRRFPRHDPSSIDPKRRLADAMEPTVEIHDVSIDLPPAALSSAGSTPTLESALTITATASSESLRAETDNEQSVYSVALLDHRCMDLVTRNDSVCDRQRYASSTWFSLVRRRCSNIRGWLPRMCSCLDADNAQFLGPSTCSRYQRLSPRRNLLEIAYRSINGNRRPKRFARPDESEDDEEQTEELRFYCDDDACYDVIVEHDLRAIDLCKLLKAKRSTVGVDWSIVETWPELGIERALEDHEDILAVHRETKTFSAERARKFIFRQDCLKYEFFHDPELFLSTKMIDVPTVFAEDWHALDETEAALRDYLENEEIAECPEVFGLAWIQNGRLNIWSKICLLLRDRELYHAKKKSERAFPFARLSDYAVYKITNVRKRYRAPFPWGICLRSTNTAPKSKTIAERGETGLKVIAFHSEKSRACWLTAMRLAKYGKQLRENYRAFKNKQCEQTDGPKDRYVNYNVSNESVRSRVAMDFTGSVGRIVDDPKEAKNIAESEGMNWRRTWRPFSRPPPGCTVVRLHGLDDGIHVLQPWFHRGLKRDIAAAIVRDQGSVDGVFLVRESKSNLGAYVLTYKYSEKVFHAQIQPVFDERCNCWLYTLDKGVTRFYDLLQLIEFYQLNAGCLPTRLTHYVQNGVPEVLPLPVPMALTQTEDGGGGSPPSPTELNRRRLGAATDGTMAEGTAAAAASSYTVGYKSI
- the LOC117163711 gene encoding growth factor receptor-bound protein 14 isoform X3, translating into MTHKANRNERHTRGDAIVNVAFSNTMLQPGDHDSVIGRPLYRRFPRHDPSSIDPKRRLADAMEPTVEIHDVSIDLPPAALSSAGSTPTLESALTITATASSESLRAETDNEQSVYSVALLDHRCMDLVTRNDSVCDRQRYASSTWFSLVRRRCSNIRGWLPRMCSCLDADNAQFLGPSTCSRYQRLSPRRNLLEIAYRSINGNRRPKRFARPDESEDDEEQTEELRFYCDDDACYDVIVEHDLRAIDLCKLLKAKRSTVGVDWSIVETWPELGIERALEDHEDILAVHRETKTFSAERARKFIFRQDCLKYEFFHDPELFLSTKMIDVPTVFAEDWHALDETEAALRDYLENEEIAECPEVFGLAWIQNGRLNIWSKICLLLRDRELYHAKKYGKQLRENYRAFKNKQCEQTDGPKDRYVNYNVSNESVRSRVAMDFTGSVGRIVDDPKEAKNIAESEGMNWRRTWRPFSRPPPGCTVVRLHGLDDGIHVLQPWFHRGLKRDIAAAIVRDQGSVDGVFLVRESKSNLGAYVLTYKYSEKVFHAQIQPVFDERCNCWLYTLDKGVTRFYDLLQLIEFYQLNAGCLPTRLTHYVQNGVPEVLPLPVPMALTQTEDGGGGSPPSPTELNRRRLGAATDGTMAEGTAAAAASSYTVGYKSI
- the LOC117163711 gene encoding growth factor receptor-bound protein 14 isoform X4, with protein sequence MTHKANRNERHTRGDAIVNVAFSNTMLQPGDHDSVIGRPLYRRFPRHDPSSIDPKRRLADAMEPTVEIHDVSIDLPPAALSSAGSTPTLESALTITATASSESLRAETDNEQSVYSVALLDHRCMDLVTRNDSVCDRQRYASSTWFSLVRRRCSNIRGWLPRMCSCLDADNAQFLGPSTCSRYQRLSPRRNLLEIAYRSINGNRRPKRFARPDESEDDEEQTEELRFYCDDDACYDVIVEHDLRAIDLCKLLKAKRSTVGVDWSIVETWPELGIERALEDHEDILAVHRETKTFSAERARKFIFRQDCLKYEFFHDPELFLSTKMIDVPTVFAEDWHALDETEAALRDYLENEEIAECPEVFGLAWIQNGRLNIWSKICLLLRDRELYHAKKESVRSRVAMDFTGSVGRIVDDPKEAKNIAESEGMNWRRTWRPFSRPPPGCTVVRLHGLDDGIHVLQPWFHRGLKRDIAAAIVRDQGSVDGVFLVRESKSNLGAYVLTYKYSEKVFHAQIQPVFDERCNCWLYTLDKGVTRFYDLLQLIEFYQLNAGCLPTRLTHYVQNGVPEVLPLPVPMALTQTEDGGGGSPPSPTELNRRRLGAATDGTMAEGTAAAAASSYTVGYKSI